In the Chroococcidiopsis sp. SAG 2025 genome, one interval contains:
- a CDS encoding cellulose biosynthesis cyclic di-GMP-binding regulatory protein BcsB — protein MNRKNSRTAIELGLSAIAPLCLCMGVAPAVLAQSAEVISLKTLGYNRSIVLSGVNPEVEISVPAPRGGLDPSKSFMELKLEPSSVLNENSSVRLLVYGEPMKVVSVKSLLANPVVKLPIPSLPPGESYINVSIQPYLFITNDTRRDIPTGNLFLKVNKDSFFQITPQYTDNSIDGFFKSFYKQIDLVVPNQLNRDRAEVALWLYSVLAYQFREYQIPIFWRWGTAPATPGSAQVVLHNDPNGPDVERRGSVLRVRANPRAVQSLAADFYQPALVGRGLTLESVDTFRPRTNIQSRSFQELGVRNSVIRMSAGTQSMPLQFDLAQLGGRPQNLDLVLNATFTPTYGQQGERLTAQVYLNNTLIQSYNLQDKTVLKTTLALPTNLLQRTNNLEVMFAYAPNEGGGQNKPTGEVIVQLDRESFLSWSGYQGPTGTLSDLPHVFLQPGQLVIDTSRPSLLAATAYLLGAISRLGQQPVFPQLVDAASVQDWSNLPKDQLDRPPTWRLMAIAPQTHALPAPVRLNEGTFEIFNPVNQKLLLQAQPTDPFGILQYFNYQNTPTLWLSWWGLEPAMAEQLGQALGDPRTLLASQLDGNVVTATDSRRVQIWDLGDRTLQVNYPGARSWQIFWQRYVNPLIVVGLILGGFVAWRIYQRVGRSPGATATAANPVEKAKKL, from the coding sequence TTGAATAGGAAAAATAGCCGCACTGCGATCGAATTAGGGCTAAGCGCGATCGCGCCTTTGTGCTTGTGTATGGGAGTTGCTCCTGCCGTGCTAGCCCAATCAGCAGAAGTCATTTCCCTAAAAACGCTCGGTTATAATCGTTCAATCGTCCTGAGCGGAGTAAATCCAGAAGTTGAAATTAGCGTTCCCGCGCCCAGAGGTGGACTTGACCCTAGTAAGAGTTTCATGGAGCTAAAGCTGGAACCCTCATCGGTACTCAATGAGAATTCTTCCGTGCGGTTGCTCGTCTATGGCGAACCGATGAAGGTCGTTTCTGTCAAATCGCTGCTAGCAAATCCGGTTGTCAAACTACCTATACCGTCTCTGCCTCCGGGAGAATCGTATATTAATGTATCGATCCAGCCCTATTTATTCATCACCAACGATACCCGCCGAGACATACCTACAGGTAATCTATTTTTAAAAGTCAATAAAGATAGTTTTTTCCAAATTACGCCACAGTATACCGATAATAGTATTGATGGCTTCTTCAAGTCTTTCTACAAACAAATCGATCTCGTCGTTCCCAACCAGCTGAATCGCGATCGCGCCGAAGTTGCCTTGTGGCTGTACAGCGTCTTAGCCTACCAGTTTCGCGAATATCAAATTCCGATCTTTTGGCGTTGGGGTACAGCTCCTGCTACGCCTGGTTCAGCGCAAGTTGTGTTACACAACGACCCAAACGGTCCTGATGTCGAGCGGCGGGGTTCTGTGTTGCGGGTGCGGGCAAATCCCAGAGCCGTACAGTCTCTAGCCGCAGACTTTTATCAGCCAGCTTTAGTAGGGCGGGGATTGACGCTAGAGAGCGTCGATACCTTTAGACCGAGAACCAATATCCAAAGCCGTTCGTTTCAAGAACTTGGCGTTCGCAACAGCGTCATTCGCATGTCTGCGGGAACGCAATCAATGCCCTTGCAATTCGACTTAGCTCAACTGGGGGGAAGACCGCAAAATTTAGATCTCGTCTTGAATGCCACTTTTACCCCTACCTACGGACAGCAGGGAGAGCGCCTCACCGCGCAAGTTTATCTTAACAATACCTTAATCCAGTCTTACAATCTTCAAGATAAGACCGTTCTGAAAACAACTTTGGCTTTGCCGACTAACCTACTACAGCGGACGAATAATCTAGAAGTGATGTTTGCCTATGCTCCCAACGAAGGAGGTGGGCAAAACAAACCCACGGGTGAAGTGATCGTTCAACTCGATCGGGAATCGTTTTTGAGTTGGAGTGGCTACCAAGGTCCGACGGGGACTTTAAGCGATTTGCCCCATGTGTTTTTGCAACCGGGGCAGTTAGTCATTGATACTTCTAGACCCTCATTACTAGCTGCAACAGCTTATCTGTTGGGAGCGATTAGTCGCTTGGGGCAGCAACCAGTGTTTCCTCAACTAGTAGATGCGGCATCAGTTCAAGATTGGTCGAATTTACCCAAAGATCAACTCGACCGACCCCCAACGTGGAGACTCATGGCGATCGCGCCTCAAACTCACGCTCTCCCAGCACCAGTAAGGCTGAATGAAGGCACGTTTGAAATTTTCAACCCCGTCAATCAAAAGCTGTTACTGCAAGCTCAACCTACAGATCCGTTTGGCATTCTCCAATATTTTAACTATCAAAATACACCGACCCTGTGGTTGAGTTGGTGGGGGCTAGAGCCAGCGATGGCAGAACAGTTAGGACAAGCTTTGGGCGACCCGCGCACTTTGTTAGCCAGCCAATTAGATGGTAACGTCGTCACCGCCACCGACTCGCGACGAGTTCAAATTTGGGATTTGGGCGATCGCACTCTGCAAGTTAACTACCCAGGGGCGAGAAGCTGGCAAATTTTCTGGCAGCGTTACGTCAACCCTTTAATTGTAGTTGGTTTGATCTTGGGGGGATTCGTTGCTTGGCGAATTTATCAGCGCGTCGGGCGATCGCCTGGTGCTACAGCTACAGCCGCTAATCCAGTTGAAAAAGCTAAAAAACTATGA
- a CDS encoding MGMT family protein — protein sequence MSTYNTIYNIVRQIPRGKVATYGQIADLANLYGKARLVGYALYRVDKNSDIPWQRVINAKGEISYSPLRHGADYVQKSLLEQEGVKFNSGGKVNLKEYLWHPPIDLLHETI from the coding sequence ATGTCTACCTATAATACCATCTACAACATAGTGCGCCAAATTCCTAGAGGAAAAGTAGCCACCTACGGACAGATAGCAGACTTAGCAAATCTCTATGGTAAAGCTCGTCTAGTCGGCTATGCTCTTTATCGCGTAGATAAAAACTCCGATATTCCTTGGCAGCGAGTAATTAATGCCAAAGGCGAAATCTCCTATTCACCTCTGCGACATGGCGCAGACTACGTGCAAAAATCGCTGCTAGAGCAAGAAGGAGTAAAATTCAACTCAGGCGGAAAAGTCAATCTCAAAGAATATCTTTGGCACCCTCCGATAGATCTGCTGCACGAAACTATCTGA
- a CDS encoding 2-phosphosulfolactate phosphatase family protein, protein MKLYVYHTPELVPGDCNPDCAIAVDVLRATSTIATVLAAGGEAVQVFSDLEQLMHVSDKWSPEKRLRAGERGGGKVAGFDMGNSPLDCTPEKVEGRRLFISTTNGTRALQKIENAPTVMAAALINRAAVVKYVLEKQPETVWIVGSGWEGSFSLEDTVCAGAIAHSLWEKTSLPIEEIAGNDEVIDAIALFSQWQDKLLQLMHQASHGKRLLRLDCHEDLKYCSQTDILNVVPIQKEPGVLVKL, encoded by the coding sequence GTGAAGCTATACGTCTATCACACTCCAGAACTAGTACCTGGAGACTGCAACCCAGATTGTGCGATCGCCGTAGACGTACTCAGAGCCACGTCTACCATAGCAACTGTCCTAGCCGCTGGTGGCGAAGCCGTTCAAGTATTTAGCGATCTAGAACAACTCATGCACGTCAGCGATAAATGGTCGCCAGAAAAACGACTGCGGGCAGGAGAACGAGGCGGGGGAAAAGTTGCAGGCTTTGACATGGGCAATTCTCCCCTCGATTGCACCCCAGAAAAAGTTGAAGGTAGACGATTATTTATTAGTACAACAAATGGGACTCGCGCCCTACAAAAGATCGAGAATGCTCCAACTGTAATGGCAGCAGCTTTGATCAATCGGGCAGCAGTAGTAAAGTACGTATTAGAAAAACAACCAGAAACAGTCTGGATTGTCGGTTCGGGTTGGGAAGGCAGTTTTTCATTAGAGGATACAGTTTGTGCGGGAGCGATCGCCCATAGTTTGTGGGAGAAGACTAGCTTACCAATCGAAGAAATTGCTGGTAACGATGAAGTTATCGACGCGATCGCGCTATTCAGTCAATGGCAAGATAAGTTATTGCAGCTCATGCACCAAGCCAGTCACGGTAAGCGGTTGTTACGCCTAGACTGTCATGAAGATCTAAAATACTGTTCTCAGACCGATATATTAAATGTGGTTCCGATCCAAAAAGAACCTGGGGTTTTAGTCAAGTTGTAA
- a CDS encoding cellulase family glycosylhydrolase, with protein sequence MNLTRRQLIQAGSYAAMGAIATHLLPANSAVSEPFYGINAFYLLTESYRKAKENPQANLRQTIRKYLQDELGLARLRDRSKINAIRFLAGNNYPSDKRQTVKKGVNRPFHFDAMLWTTAQQMDRQVLEVLDAMMQSLAEMEFYLVPVLANYWIEYGGILRYLEWVSKIEREEWFDAYCNRKDEEYYLKYSLDFYTIPAIEKLFQTHIQPVLQVCQKYSQVAILDIMNEPRGKNRYSRENQKIENNLYSHQIVAQWLNRQASFVKRSLPKVNITTGEEGWLNSPIDLQLNYLKNESQYYEGIDLKTNLFAPNSTLTMGSIHMYTHEAVEFNQPNECGRQFRDRRGWDYLLQPDRSQTPESYVKMGEEWIKSRATVFGNKPWYLGEMGWCRCQSETDRSPLPATVLQKERIPIYRNWTEQAFTLGAKGVFLWELAGITHRDEFYAMNLNQIIDIFPQ encoded by the coding sequence ATGAATCTAACCAGAAGACAATTAATTCAAGCTGGATCGTATGCAGCGATGGGAGCGATCGCCACTCATTTACTGCCTGCTAACAGTGCAGTTTCCGAACCTTTTTATGGGATTAATGCTTTCTATCTTTTGACAGAAAGCTATCGGAAAGCAAAGGAAAATCCTCAAGCTAATCTACGTCAAACTATCCGCAAATACCTGCAAGACGAACTGGGATTAGCGAGATTACGCGATCGCAGTAAAATTAATGCAATTCGGTTTCTTGCTGGTAATAACTATCCCTCAGACAAAAGACAAACTGTAAAAAAGGGAGTCAATCGACCGTTTCATTTTGATGCCATGCTGTGGACGACGGCTCAACAAATGGATCGTCAAGTGCTAGAGGTTTTAGACGCAATGATGCAGTCATTAGCCGAAATGGAATTTTATCTCGTGCCTGTTTTGGCTAACTATTGGATCGAGTACGGTGGCATTCTTAGATATTTAGAATGGGTAAGCAAAATCGAGCGAGAAGAATGGTTTGACGCTTATTGCAACCGCAAAGATGAAGAATATTATTTGAAATACAGCCTGGATTTTTATACAATTCCAGCAATTGAAAAATTATTTCAAACTCATATTCAACCCGTACTTCAAGTTTGTCAAAAATATTCTCAAGTGGCAATTCTCGATATTATGAACGAACCACGGGGCAAGAATCGCTATAGTAGGGAGAATCAAAAGATTGAAAACAATTTATATTCTCATCAAATAGTGGCTCAGTGGTTAAATCGCCAAGCTAGTTTTGTGAAAAGGAGTTTGCCAAAAGTTAATATTACTACAGGTGAAGAGGGTTGGTTGAATTCTCCTATAGACTTGCAATTAAATTATCTCAAAAACGAAAGCCAGTATTATGAAGGAATCGATCTAAAAACTAATCTGTTTGCGCCAAATAGTACTTTGACAATGGGAAGCATCCACATGTATACCCATGAAGCAGTAGAATTTAATCAGCCTAACGAGTGTGGTAGACAATTCCGCGATCGCCGTGGTTGGGATTATTTGCTACAACCAGATCGTTCCCAGACTCCCGAAAGTTACGTAAAAATGGGAGAAGAATGGATAAAATCTCGCGCTACTGTATTTGGTAATAAACCTTGGTATTTAGGAGAAATGGGCTGGTGTCGCTGTCAGTCAGAGACAGATCGTTCTCCTCTCCCAGCTACTGTATTACAAAAAGAACGAATTCCAATTTATCGAAACTGGACAGAACAGGCTTTTACATTGGGCGCAAAAGGCGTATTTTTGTGGGAATTAGCAGGGATAACACACCGCGATGAATTTTACGCCATGAACCTGAATCAAATTATTGATATTTTTCCGCAGTAG
- a CDS encoding transglycosylase SLT domain-containing protein codes for MLQRRSYAFAAGVCLFIALLGVPLIVANYNNYRENGIALLRPQGKNGLDIPKSGVLSLVSLSPSERAAQLQAIAKQSNSRDRSRARYLLASDFIIQRQGDKASAVLQDLEKDYPELAAHIALKRAQAYSLTGNKVRTQAAWQDLLQRHSKSPVAAEALFVLGKNEPQYWQEAIALFPSHPRSLEVARLLLQQNPQQPRLQLLLAQYDYQKPEILPVLDRLVSQSAAQLKPQHWQTVAQAYWENREYGKAAAAYAKSPRTSRNVYRWGRGLQLSTKQTEAISVYKQLVAAYPNAEESGMALMRLARISKPAEAIAYLDRIVNHFPKQAGEALVAKANLLDNLNSKQSAAKVRQLLLDKYGDSDAAAEYRWQVAQEKAAKKDYQAATRWAEVIPLRNPESILAPRAGFWVGKWAQKLGKNEDAKTAFESVLSKFPQSYYAWRSATLLGLDVGNFNTVRQMNPEFSSPQRVIPPAGSPALKELYQLGQDAEALALWQVEYSNPEKTTVAEQFTDGLMYLAKGQNLIGINEISTLEDRDLPLEKAEYQNLSKQLGYWQARYPFPYLPLIQAWAQQNQLNPLLVTALIRQESRFESSIRSVAGAVGLMQVMPSTAQYIAEKINVSNYNLENPQDNIQLGTWYMDYTHNRFDNYSLLAIASYNAGWSNVEKWLKRFNTQDADEFVESIPFGETQGYVRQVFGNYWNYLRLYNPQVSQLVARYSDVHPSMSIDVASK; via the coding sequence ATGTTGCAGCGACGATCTTATGCTTTTGCCGCTGGGGTATGCTTATTTATTGCTCTACTGGGCGTACCGCTAATAGTTGCTAACTACAATAACTATCGAGAAAACGGAATTGCTCTGCTGAGACCGCAAGGAAAAAACGGCTTAGATATTCCAAAATCGGGAGTTTTATCCCTAGTTTCTCTTTCTCCCAGCGAGAGAGCAGCACAATTGCAAGCGATCGCCAAACAATCTAATTCTCGCGATCGCAGCCGCGCCCGTTACCTTCTAGCGAGCGACTTTATCATACAACGGCAAGGGGACAAAGCGAGCGCGGTTTTGCAAGATTTAGAAAAAGATTATCCCGAACTAGCGGCTCATATCGCCCTCAAACGCGCCCAAGCGTATTCTTTGACGGGAAATAAGGTAAGAACTCAAGCCGCTTGGCAAGACTTACTCCAGCGCCATTCTAAAAGTCCGGTAGCAGCAGAAGCCTTGTTCGTACTAGGAAAAAACGAACCGCAATATTGGCAAGAAGCGATCGCCTTATTTCCCAGCCATCCCCGCAGTTTAGAAGTTGCCCGTTTGCTACTGCAACAAAATCCCCAGCAGCCGCGATTGCAGTTACTTTTGGCGCAATATGACTACCAGAAGCCGGAAATTCTCCCTGTTTTAGATCGCTTAGTCAGTCAGTCGGCGGCGCAACTCAAACCCCAACATTGGCAAACAGTCGCCCAAGCTTACTGGGAGAATCGAGAATATGGTAAAGCTGCTGCCGCCTACGCCAAATCGCCTCGTACCTCCCGCAATGTTTATCGCTGGGGCAGGGGATTGCAATTGAGTACTAAACAAACAGAAGCTATTTCTGTTTACAAACAACTAGTAGCTGCTTATCCCAACGCAGAAGAATCTGGAATGGCGCTGATGCGATTGGCGCGGATATCCAAACCAGCAGAAGCGATCGCTTATTTGGATCGAATTGTCAATCATTTTCCCAAACAAGCAGGGGAAGCACTAGTAGCAAAAGCGAATTTACTCGACAACCTGAATAGCAAACAATCTGCTGCCAAAGTCCGACAATTATTATTAGATAAATATGGCGATTCAGATGCCGCAGCGGAATATCGCTGGCAAGTCGCACAAGAAAAAGCTGCTAAAAAAGATTATCAAGCAGCAACGAGATGGGCGGAAGTTATTCCCCTACGGAACCCCGAAAGTATTCTCGCACCCAGAGCAGGTTTTTGGGTAGGGAAATGGGCGCAAAAATTAGGTAAAAATGAAGATGCCAAAACTGCTTTTGAGTCCGTTTTGAGCAAGTTTCCTCAATCTTATTATGCTTGGCGATCGGCTACACTTTTAGGTTTAGATGTGGGTAATTTTAACACCGTGCGTCAGATGAATCCCGAATTTTCATCACCTCAACGTGTTATTCCACCTGCTGGTTCTCCTGCTTTGAAAGAACTCTATCAATTAGGACAAGATGCTGAGGCTTTAGCATTATGGCAAGTTGAATATAGTAATCCCGAAAAAACAACCGTAGCCGAACAATTTACTGATGGTTTAATGTATTTGGCAAAGGGGCAAAACTTAATTGGAATTAATGAAATTTCTACTCTAGAAGATAGAGATCTTCCCTTAGAAAAGGCAGAGTATCAAAATTTGAGTAAACAGCTAGGCTATTGGCAAGCGCGTTATCCTTTTCCTTACCTACCATTAATTCAAGCCTGGGCGCAACAAAATCAGCTCAATCCGCTTTTAGTCACGGCTTTAATTCGTCAAGAATCGCGATTTGAGTCAAGTATTCGTTCTGTAGCTGGAGCAGTTGGATTAATGCAAGTAATGCCTAGTACAGCTCAATATATAGCAGAAAAAATCAACGTGTCTAATTACAATTTAGAAAATCCCCAGGACAATATTCAACTAGGAACCTGGTATATGGATTACACCCACAATCGGTTTGATAATTATTCATTGTTGGCGATCGCGAGTTACAATGCTGGTTGGAGCAACGTAGAAAAATGGTTAAAGCGTTTCAATACTCAAGATGCCGATGAATTTGTCGAATCTATTCCCTTTGGAGAAACGCAAGGGTACGTGCGACAAGTCTTTGGTAATTATTGGAATTATCTGCGATTATACAACCCACAAGTTTCTCAATTAGTTGCGAGATATTCTGATGTGCATCCATCAATGTCAATTGATGTAGCAAGTAAGTAG